Genomic segment of Fusobacterium simiae:
GAAAAATAATTTAATTTTCCTTTCATTTATTTTATTTTTTTCTTGTTCCAATATTACTAAAGTTGACATAGAAGAAGAAAATAAAAATATGTTGAAAGAATTAAAAGAAAAAGAGGCAAGTACAGAAAATCTAAGAAAAGAAAAAGAAGGTGTGTTGTATCTTGATGAGTGTATAGATTTAGCTTTAAAAAATAATTCTCAAATAAAATTAAAAGAGATAGAGACAAAAATAGCAAAAATTGAAAAAAATATTTCTTTTGGTAATTTTTTACCAAGAATTTCTGCTATGTATTCAATCTCTGAATTAGATAGATATGTGAGTGCAACTATTCCAGCACCTGATATAACTTTAGGAATCTTAGGAGGAATAACTTTACCATCACTTCCTGTTACACTGACAAGTAGAATGGTGGATAAAGATTTTAAAAATTATGCTTTAACAGCACAACTTCCAATTTTTGTACCAGCTACTTGGTTTTTGTATTCAGCAAGAGCTAAAGGTGAGAATATTGGATTGTACACAGAAGATTTAACAAAAAAAATGATAAAATTAAAAGTTATAAGTGAATACTACTATATTTTAGCTTTGATAACTGAAAAAAGTGTATTAGAAAGTGAATATGCTTATGCAAAAAAATTAAATAAAAATGCAAAATTAGCCTTAGAAACTGAAAGTATTTTAAAATGGCAAGAGGAGCAGACAGAACTTTTAGTTAAACAAAAAGAAAATGCTATTGAAAATAATAAAAGAGATTTACAGATTGCAAAAATGAACTTAATGAATGATTTAGGTTTGGATTTAAATTCAGATTTTAGATTTGTATTTCCTGAAGATACAGTCTATAAACTTCCTCCACTAGAAGATGTTGTGTATGATGCACTTATTAATAGTGAACTTATAAAAATAAGTCATAATGTTGTGGGAATAAGCAAGGATAAAATAAAAATTGCAATGAGTAGTTTTTTACCACAGATTAGTTTAAGTGGTGGTGTAGTTGGAACAGGTTTAACATTTCTTAATCCTAAAAATATTCTTTTTGGTGCAGTTGCAGGATTTTTATCATTATTTAATGGCTTTAAAGATGTAAATGAATATGAAAAAGCTAAATTACAATCAGAAGCAGCCTATATACAAAGAGAAGAAGTCATAATGAATACTATTATATCAGCAGTGGACTCATATAATAATGTCAAAAAAAGTATAGAAGATAAAGAATTGGCTGATATGAATTATAAGATTGCAAATGAAAAATTTAAACAAAAAAAGTTAGAAAATGAAGTAGGAAATATAACAGATGCCGATTTATTAAATGAAATGGCAGAATTAGAAAATGCAACTAGCCTTAAAGAAAAGGCAGATTTTAAATATAGTGTTTCAGTTGCAGCATTAAAAATGCTGATTGAAAAAGGAGAATAAATTTATTATGAAAATACGATATATAT
This window contains:
- a CDS encoding TolC family protein → MKLKNNLIFLSFILFFSCSNITKVDIEEENKNMLKELKEKEASTENLRKEKEGVLYLDECIDLALKNNSQIKLKEIETKIAKIEKNISFGNFLPRISAMYSISELDRYVSATIPAPDITLGILGGITLPSLPVTLTSRMVDKDFKNYALTAQLPIFVPATWFLYSARAKGENIGLYTEDLTKKMIKLKVISEYYYILALITEKSVLESEYAYAKKLNKNAKLALETESILKWQEEQTELLVKQKENAIENNKRDLQIAKMNLMNDLGLDLNSDFRFVFPEDTVYKLPPLEDVVYDALINSELIKISHNVVGISKDKIKIAMSSFLPQISLSGGVVGTGLTFLNPKNILFGAVAGFLSLFNGFKDVNEYEKAKLQSEAAYIQREEVIMNTIISAVDSYNNVKKSIEDKELADMNYKIANEKFKQKKLENEVGNITDADLLNEMAELENATSLKEKADFKYSVSVAALKMLIEKGE